In bacterium, a genomic segment contains:
- a CDS encoding recombinase RecT has translation MAEVTALTPFEAGDMAQTRSYLDARIDEIRASVAEGATPAQLEQFLHLCALYGLDPFRGEIYWARELRRPFTSRDGYRKIARRNPRFRGCRSGVVYPEDEFEIEQSYVDGELVISQFRHRPNLIQRSRPIGAWAIAKVDGEPDDFAWAPMSQYAKDSRGPWQSHPDAMIRKCAESVVLRAACDISGLYTGEELGVSDGGEPMTVVDVTPAAVETDGAPPEEPREAAPSEGAQRRRAFAIASKIRPDLDDNGVDEGALWDYVRKSHGVESRRDLTEMQWKAIADELDACTNDGGHPTLRKVEAFAERIRGQDTDDAPPETAADTPTGFITTEEMIEMMSVAESFDDEAREALQAGLRARYQANKVAVLKRMADVLGVGISEAAFYARLTGGDKRLGTQALEVLVRLCVDQTMWDDGNMAEINGIWRELDPAQATG, from the coding sequence ATGGCAGAAGTAACAGCGCTCACTCCCTTTGAGGCCGGGGACATGGCGCAGACCCGCTCCTATCTGGACGCGCGCATCGACGAGATACGCGCGTCGGTGGCCGAGGGAGCTACCCCGGCCCAGCTTGAGCAGTTCCTCCACCTGTGCGCGCTCTACGGACTCGACCCGTTCCGAGGCGAGATCTACTGGGCTCGCGAACTCCGGCGCCCATTCACGTCCCGGGACGGATACCGGAAGATCGCCCGCCGTAACCCGCGCTTCAGGGGATGCCGCTCGGGTGTGGTCTACCCCGAGGACGAGTTCGAGATCGAGCAGTCATACGTCGACGGCGAGCTCGTCATCTCGCAGTTCCGCCACCGGCCGAACCTGATCCAGCGGTCACGTCCCATCGGGGCATGGGCCATCGCCAAAGTCGACGGCGAGCCCGACGACTTCGCCTGGGCCCCGATGTCTCAGTATGCGAAGGATTCCAGGGGCCCGTGGCAGTCCCACCCAGACGCGATGATCCGCAAGTGTGCGGAGAGCGTTGTCCTGCGCGCGGCCTGTGATATATCGGGCCTCTACACGGGCGAAGAGCTCGGAGTCTCGGACGGTGGCGAGCCCATGACCGTGGTCGATGTCACCCCGGCGGCCGTCGAGACCGATGGCGCTCCCCCAGAGGAACCCCGTGAGGCCGCCCCATCCGAGGGAGCCCAACGGCGCCGCGCGTTCGCCATCGCGTCGAAGATACGCCCCGACCTGGACGACAACGGCGTCGACGAGGGCGCGCTCTGGGACTATGTTCGGAAGTCCCACGGGGTTGAGTCTCGTCGCGATCTCACTGAGATGCAGTGGAAGGCCATCGCGGACGAGCTCGATGCCTGCACGAACGATGGCGGACACCCCACACTGCGGAAGGTTGAGGCGTTCGCGGAGCGCATCCGGGGTCAGGACACCGACGACGCGCCGCCGGAGACGGCAGCGGACACACCCACCGGGTTCATCACGACAGAAGAGATGATCGAGATGATGTCCGTGGCGGAGTCTTTCGACGACGAAGCCCGCGAGGCGTTGCAGGCGGGGCTCCGAGCGCGATACCAGGCTAACAAGGTGGCCGTCCTCAAACGGATGGCGGATGTCCTCGGCGTAGGCATCTCGGAGGCCGCGTTCTACGCTCGCCTCACCGGCGGGGACAAGCGCCTCGGGACACAGGCCCTAGAGGTTCTGGTCCGGCTGTGCGTGGACCAGACCATGTGGGATGATGGAAACATGGCCGAGATCAACGGCATATGGCGGGAGCTCGACCCCGCCCAGGCGACAGGATAG
- a CDS encoding MerR family transcriptional regulator, which yields MMHERPYWSLPALAREWDVTRQTVRYYVNEGLLEAHREDGGSGHAYRVTAYEKDRFERETRPKLRPGPGRHGIALVS from the coding sequence ATGATGCACGAGCGACCATACTGGTCCCTGCCCGCGTTGGCGCGGGAGTGGGACGTGACGCGGCAAACCGTGCGCTACTACGTGAACGAGGGCCTACTCGAGGCCCATCGTGAGGACGGTGGCAGCGGCCACGCCTATCGCGTGACGGCGTATGAGAAAGACCGATTCGAGCGCGAGACCCGCCCGAAGCTCCGCCCGGGGCCCGGTCGGCACGGCATCGCGCTCGTGTCGTAA
- a CDS encoding ATP-binding protein, protein MHQELPPVRRTYLRPRERPEGPSPWLVEFRERVDGYIAEIEEGQETEAAERGVTVADLPDLWEHEAAKEAARKTRTRTEIQGEIREMFGGNYAHMTLDTFEPQTEAQRTAMSGAREWIRAYAESVAALGPRPSDGALFFGRNRRGKTHLAVGMLREITSPLVTIRFANVPVFLDEMRQSFREGPGSRAGVLLQQCLDADVLVLDDLGQERPTEWVIDTLGHLVFRRHSKGLPIIVTTNMSIAEINNRADGRDNAAGVNLGAIYSRLREMCLDHAYYFDGEDFHAGNTT, encoded by the coding sequence GTGCATCAGGAACTGCCGCCAGTTAGGCGGACCTACCTCCGACCCCGCGAACGACCCGAGGGCCCGAGCCCGTGGCTTGTTGAGTTCCGGGAGCGAGTCGACGGATACATCGCGGAGATTGAAGAGGGACAGGAGACCGAGGCCGCGGAGCGCGGCGTGACGGTGGCGGACCTTCCCGACCTGTGGGAACACGAGGCGGCGAAGGAGGCCGCGCGGAAGACCCGGACCCGCACGGAGATCCAGGGCGAGATCCGGGAGATGTTCGGCGGGAACTACGCGCACATGACGCTGGACACGTTCGAGCCGCAGACAGAGGCCCAACGCACAGCGATGAGCGGCGCCCGGGAGTGGATCCGCGCATACGCCGAGAGCGTGGCAGCCCTCGGCCCTCGGCCCTCGGATGGCGCGCTGTTCTTCGGGCGCAACCGGCGCGGTAAGACTCACCTGGCCGTGGGGATGCTGCGCGAGATCACGTCCCCGCTCGTGACAATCCGCTTCGCGAACGTCCCCGTGTTCCTGGACGAGATGCGGCAGTCGTTCCGCGAGGGGCCTGGGTCGCGGGCCGGGGTGCTGCTCCAGCAGTGCCTTGACGCCGATGTCCTGGTCCTGGACGACCTGGGCCAGGAGCGCCCGACGGAATGGGTGATCGACACGCTTGGGCATCTCGTGTTTCGTCGCCACTCCAAGGGGCTCCCCATCATCGTGACGACGAACATGAGCATTGCGGAGATCAACAACCGCGCCGACGGGCGGGACAACGCGGCCGGGGTGAACCTGGGCGCGATCTACTCGCGACTCCGCGAGATGTGTCTCGACCACGCCTATTACTTCGACGGCGAGGACTTCCACGCAGGGAACACGACATGA